In Salvia miltiorrhiza mitochondrion, complete genome, the following are encoded in one genomic region:
- the orf320 gene encoding hypothetical protein, whose protein sequence is MIIKTSESSLVYTKSYSSNLIMNYSTTRIAYYHGIGKNHHLYTLENLSHEIGSLYPYCNMYLSMSSEKISNIQKSILSGTYRLSPFSIRLTPRNQSIDYNPYEFVMHCDEFPTERVILTTSEEDLVVLTALGKVLNLIFHSLGYNSIIITTRSFYEDELPLIKNVDCLYRIDMSNTMFTFNKEELISDLESILGKTPIFDLVLSFLHADYNEYNGYSFTKLAIPPVCFLSNVLHNFINNKLDTAMMKSFDDKLYYERHMHEVYIYNCLYCYNDFISIIKSLFVDLGLTGDIYYIERGTNAPCIMGIVGLDNAGDIYIKYE, encoded by the coding sequence ATGATTATTAAAACCTCCGAAAGTAGTTTAGTTTATACAAAGTCATATTCTTCGAATCTAATAATGAATTATTCTACTACTAGAATTGCATATTATCATGGTATTGGAAAGAATCATCATCTATATACGTTAGAGAATCTATCTCATGAAATAGGATCATTATACCCATATTGTAATATGTATCTTTCGATGAGTAGTGAAAAAATATCCAATATACAAAAGAGCATCCTTTCAGGTACTTATCGTTTATCACCATTTAGTATAAGGTTAACACCTCGTAATCAAAGTATTGATTATAATCCTTATGAATTTGTTATGCATTGTGATGAGTTTCCAACTGAACGTGTTATTCTTACTACATCAGAAGAAGACTTAGTCGTTTTAACAGCTCTTGGTAAAGTATTAAACTTAATCTTTCATTCTTTGGGTTACAATTCTATAATTATTACTACACGTTCATTTTACGAGGATGAACTTCCTTTAATCAAAAATGTTGATTGTTTGTACCGAATTGATATGAGCAATACAATGTTCACATTTAATAAAGAAGAATTAATATCGGATTTAGAATCTATTTTAGGTAAGACACCTATCTTTGATTTAGTTCTTTCCTTCCTTCATGCTGACTATAATGAATATAATGGATACTCCTTTACTAAGTTAGCTATACCACCAGTCTGTTTTCTTAGTAATGTATTACATAATTTTATTAACAATAAGCTAGATACAGCAATGATGAAATCATTCGACGATAAGCTTTATTATGAGAGGCATATGCATGAAGTATATATATATAATTGCTTATATTGTTATAATGACTTTATAAGTATAATAAAATCATTATTTGTTGATCTCGGTCTTACAGGTGATATCTATTATATAGAGCGTGGTACCAACGCACCTTGTATAATGGGCATTGTTGGATTAGATAATGCTGGTGATATATATATAAAATATGAATAG
- the orf169b gene encoding hypothetical protein codes for MHATRKLVFPSGPIDVTGTFQVESEAISNAGRFLFCAIPHLEIHAEHMEFDALLPHSKSMWTSHKGTSARKRFRWKDFQTTHPRGKKASFQPCSLFRGQSSELRKSCLLFIGKIFVCWYQPRKKILSSPIWFSNRNYLARKPLSCRGGPRPRTGPLFVLRQELQSPTYP; via the coding sequence ATGCATGCTACAAGAAAGCTTGTATTTCCGTCTGGTCCAATAGATGTAACTGGCACCTTTCAGGTCGAGTCTGAAGCCATCTCTAATGCCGGACGCTTCCTCTTTTGTGCTATTCCTCATCTTGAAATCCATGCTGAACACATGGAATTCGATGCTTTACTTCCTCATTCTAAGTCCATGTGGACCTCCCACAAAGGAACGTCAGCCAGAAAAAGGTTCAGGTGGAAAGACTTTCAAACTACGCATCCACGGGGGAAGAAAGCTTCTTTTCAGCCTTGTTCTCTGTTTCGTGGTCAAAGTTCGGAGCTGCGGAAATCTTGCCTCCTGTTCATAGGGAAGATCTTTGTGTGCTGGTATCAACCGAGAAAGAAAATATTGAGCTCCCCTATTTGGTTTAGCAACAGGAACTATTTAGCAAGAAAACCGCTTAGCTGCAGGGGTGGACCTAGGCCCCGAACGGGCCCCCTATTCGTATTAAGACAAGAACTGCAATCACCGACCTATCCCTAG
- the orf113a gene encoding hypothetical protein yields the protein MPYCISFPKDQVPVTRGLKLKGDRAFTRSYYSGGLGGGCGGLPGPFPPFHFSFSDKAFQCNGRNGTPYLVPDLLVYFYTMLLVEERLASSCPLFVFLTGVKCIHLFGRTKAWK from the coding sequence ATGCCTTACTGTATAAGCTTCCCGAAAGACCAGGTTCCAGTAACTAGGGGCCTTAAATTAAAGGGGGACCGGGCCTTTACTCGCAGCTATTACAGTGGTGGCTTGGGTGGAGGATGCGGAGGTTTACCTGGGCCTTTCCCGCCCTTCCATTTTTCTTTTTCTGATAAGGCTTTCCAATGTAATGGCAGGAATGGAACACCATATTTGGTTCCAGATTTGCTGGTTTACTTTTATACGATGCTTTTGGTTGAAGAAAGGTTGGCAAGTAGTTGTCCTTTGTTCGTCTTCCTCACGGGTGTAAAATGTATCCACCTTTTCGGTCGGACAAAGGCATGGAAGTAG
- the orf119b gene encoding hypothetical protein — protein sequence MTIFTKTNGQPKNEGVKPIPRRTVERKGANMRKKFLLLVRIFILFLLLFIFYFTFPLIGIDFHLFLSKCLLAKSLHLLFSRLGCLSSSTARAKAFPREATPRAAITKRPKGRELTLITK from the coding sequence ATGACTATCTTTACAAAAACAAACGGCCAGCCGAAAAATGAGGGAGTGAAACCGATACCAAGGAGAACTGTAGAAAGAAAGGGTGCTAATATGAGAAAAAAATTTCTTCTTTTGGTCAGAATCTTTATCCTTTTCTTATTGCTTTTCATATTCTATTTTACTTTTCCTTTGATTGGAATTGATTTTCATCTCTTCCTTTCCAAGTGTCTTCTCGCCAAATCTCTCCACTTACTATTTAGTAGACTCGGGTGTTTATCCAGCTCTACCGCTAGGGCCAAGGCTTTCCCGAGAGAAGCTACACCGAGAGCAGCAATAACAAAAAGACCCAAGGGAAGAGAGTTAACTCTTATAACTAAGTAA
- the nad4L gene encoding NADH dehydrogenase subunit 4L, with amino-acid sequence MDPIKYFTFSMIISISGIRGILLNRRNIPIMSMPIESMLLAVNSNFLVFSVSSDDMMGQSFASLVSTVAAAESAIGLAIFVITFRVRGTIAVESINSIQG; translated from the coding sequence ACGGATCCTATTAAATATTTTACATTTTCTATGATCATCTCTATTTCAGGTATTCGGGGAATCCTCCTTAATAGACGAAATATTCCTATTATGTCAATGCCAATTGAATCAATGTTATTAGCTGTGAATTCGAACTTTTTGGTATTTTCCGTTTCTTCGGATGATATGATGGGTCAATCATTTGCTTCATTGGTTTCAACGGTGGCAGCTGCGGAATCTGCTATTGGGTTAGCCATTTTCGTTATTACTTTCCGAGTCCGAGGGACTATTGCTGTAGAATCTATTAATAGCATTCAAGGTTAA
- the orf114 gene encoding hypothetical protein, which translates to MYIWHKTLLNSYTKTIDPVTGPLPLVTALGPFTCPLPFSLAGPVLRIRVREELNCSRSKGLNKKELLLLNEIGIRDSCRRGELAKRKQVEPGAPRRAVLREGFSSWFRYPASRL; encoded by the coding sequence ATGTACATATGGCACAAGACGTTGTTAAATAGCTATACTAAGACTATTGACCCGGTTACTGGACCTTTGCCCTTGGTAACGGCTCTTGGGCCTTTTACCTGTCCTTTACCCTTTTCTCTAGCCGGTCCTGTACTTAGGATACGTGTAAGAGAAGAGCTAAATTGCAGCCGGAGTAAAGGACTCAACAAGAAAGAGCTCCTGTTGCTAAACGAAATAGGAATCCGAGATAGCTGTAGAAGAGGAGAACTAGCTAAACGAAAACAAGTCGAACCAGGAGCCCCGAGAAGAGCTGTACTCAGAGAAGGGTTTAGTTCATGGTTTCGGTATCCCGCATCCCGCCTTTAG
- the orf100b gene encoding hypothetical protein encodes MLRLLLLLLSLLKLLLFSSFLDINTRARGRRKGLLFLHFLKRWILCQWNSFPCCKIGYATLAFKALFRLLLSCCFLQSDVLSILVRFFRVANFLTKPGFF; translated from the coding sequence ATGCTACGCCTCTTGCTTCTTCTCTTAAGTCTTTTAAAGCTCCTTTTGTTCTCTTCTTTCCTTGATATTAACACCCGAGCCCGAGGTCGGAGAAAAGGCCTGTTGTTCCTGCATTTCCTAAAAAGGTGGATACTTTGTCAGTGGAATTCTTTCCCTTGTTGTAAGATTGGGTACGCAACCCTCGCTTTCAAGGCTCTTTTTCGGCTTCTTCTTTCCTGTTGTTTTCTACAATCGGATGTGTTAAGCATATTAGTACGGTTTTTCAGAGTTGCTAATTTCTTGACAAAACCCGGGTTTTTTTGA
- the orf298 gene encoding hypothetical protein — protein sequence MLFRDGEDTSMYDFISMNDYTYISNDILSGKSNFHYLLVDDKYLYTLSIKREDINYIRPVDEVVLRALSRALYDIFNTYVSFPLIRSEEFHNNFISTVVSWDKVDRLLIFDLSLSKSTMPHPLLMKKLKSFISDDVVLCLIANFLAMPIKSTDGILLSKDGIGIPPVDTLGSMLLSLYMDEVDQCFKTLFSNFKYVRYMDLVIIPMYLWETENQILIFYRALLEFGIISDIYCIPPGGSSLLKLNVDDIYVLNLNRDGSINVYCNRIYDKTYYNKEEESELRISFINNTLKKLNVNSK from the coding sequence ATGCTCTTTCGTGATGGTGAGGATACTTCTATGTATGACTTTATTTCTATGAATGACTATACTTATATATCGAATGACATCCTATCCGGTAAATCTAACTTTCATTATCTTTTAGTTGATGATAAATACCTTTATACTTTAAGTATCAAGCGTGAAGATATTAATTATATTAGACCTGTTGATGAAGTGGTGTTAAGGGCTCTTTCCAGGGCATTATATGATATATTTAATACATATGTGAGTTTCCCACTTATTCGATCCGAAGAATTTCATAATAATTTCATCAGTACAGTAGTTAGTTGGGATAAAGTGGATCGACTCCTCATATTTGATCTATCATTATCAAAAAGTACTATGCCTCACCCTCTTCTTATGAAGAAACTGAAATCTTTCATTTCAGATGATGTTGTTTTATGCCTTATTGCTAATTTTTTAGCTATGCCGATAAAATCGACGGATGGTATACTCTTATCGAAGGATGGAATAGGAATCCCACCAGTAGATACTCTCGGTTCAATGTTGCTCAGTCTCTATATGGATGAAGTAGACCAGTGCTTCAAAACACTATTTTCCAACTTCAAATATGTTAGATACATGGATTTAGTAATAATTCCAATGTATTTATGGGAGACGGAAAATCAAATACTAATATTTTATCGCGCATTGCTTGAATTTGGAATAATTAGTGATATTTATTGTATACCGCCCGGTGGGTCATCACTCTTAAAATTGAATGTGGATGATATTTATGTCTTAAACTTAAACAGAGATGGATCCATAAATGTATATTGTAATCGCATATATGATAAAACATACTACAACAAAGAAGAAGAATCAGAATTAAGAATTTCATTCATCAATAATACATTGAAAAAACTAAATGTTAACTCTAAGTAA
- the orf111c gene encoding hypothetical protein produces the protein MEWPSPKQKRKVIVRDAFHLYESRTYHARPDVEPLRAGRPGRAQVPDPKSRVSDQPSAPTTWYDGHSKTWRMMAHSTQERLCYRGTHGWKQPLWFVLISGRNNKKKVQVGW, from the coding sequence ATGGAATGGCCCAGCCCAAAACAAAAAAGGAAAGTTATAGTACGCGATGCGTTCCATTTGTACGAATCGCGAACATACCACGCACGACCGGACGTAGAGCCACTAAGAGCTGGCAGACCAGGCCGGGCGCAGGTTCCAGATCCGAAAAGTCGAGTCTCGGATCAGCCTAGTGCACCAACCACGTGGTACGACGGGCACTCAAAGACCTGGCGAATGATGGCCCACTCCACCCAAGAGCGCTTATGTTATAGGGGAACTCATGGCTGGAAACAACCCTTATGGTTTGTTTTGATATCCGGCAGGAATAATAAAAAAAAAGTCCAGGTTGGTTGGTGA
- the orf126 gene encoding hypothetical protein — protein sequence MPSFIGKFFKCFRGATRVEQFETNLQLYWEERGFQMPNPDPTDTPQILLEKCSNILENYYPFTQCSVTEPHTWLELANNLAITNTTTPAGIGAHPNLQLLLELQNPGSQIYIEGFRLLLEWSSGIG from the coding sequence ATGCCTTCCTTTATTGGAAAATTTTTCAAATGTTTTCGTGGGGCCACCCGCGTGGAACAATTTGAAACCAACCTCCAATTATATTGGGAGGAGAGGGGATTCCAGATGCCAAATCCGGATCCTACGGATACCCCTCAAATTTTATTGGAAAAATGTTCCAACATTCTGGAGAATTATTATCCATTTACACAGTGTTCTGTTACCGAACCGCACACTTGGCTGGAGCTTGCCAATAATCTAGCTATCACCAATACCACTACTCCCGCGGGGATTGGTGCTCATCCCAATTTGCAATTATTGCTCGAATTGCAGAATCCGGGAAGTCAAATATACATCGAAGGCTTCCGCCTCTTACTTGAATGGAGCAGTGGTATTGGCTAG
- the orf111a gene encoding hypothetical protein: protein MLSSLLTSLAILTLTYPISYFQQAERVRKSRELIKIDRSGDFKVYGPWMVAQRRYRRNSAAKQTSNAKESAWGSYSIVNSHHKAATGSRFEVLSGGINGACPIAEWLKGRL from the coding sequence ATGCTTTCTTCTCTTTTGACTAGCCTAGCGATCCTTACTTTGACTTATCCTATCTCCTACTTCCAGCAGGCGGAAAGGGTTCGAAAAAGCAGGGAACTGATAAAGATAGATAGATCTGGTGACTTCAAGGTATATGGACCGTGGATGGTGGCCCAGCGACGTTATCGTCGAAATAGTGCAGCTAAGCAAACTTCTAATGCTAAAGAAAGTGCTTGGGGAAGCTATAGCATAGTGAACTCTCATCATAAAGCTGCCACTGGTTCAAGGTTTGAAGTTTTGAGTGGTGGTATAAATGGGGCCTGCCCCATTGCCGAGTGGCTAAAAGGACGATTGTAA
- the atp4 gene encoding ATPase subunit 4 — MRSCSTNMQARKMLFAAILSICASSSKKISIYNEEMIVARCFIGFIIFSRKSLGKTFKMTLDGRIQAIQEESQQFPNPNEVVPPESNEQQRLLRISLRICGTVVESLPMARCAPKCEKTVQAFLCRNLNVKSATLPNATSSRRIRLQDDLVTAFHLSVSERFVPGSTLKVSIVELIREGLGVLKMVRVGGSLKNKENE; from the coding sequence ATGAGATCTTGTTCCACGAATATGCAGGCTAGAAAGATGCTATTTGCTGCTATTCTATCTATTTGTGCATCAAGTTCGAAGAAGATCTCAATCTATAATGAAGAAATGATAGTAGCTCGTTGTTTTATAGGCTTTATCATATTCAGTCGGAAGAGTTTAGGAAAGACTTTCAAAATGACTCTCGACGGGAGAATCCAGGCTATTCAGGAAGAATCGCAGCAATTCCCCAATCCTAACGAAGTAGTTCCTCCGGAATCCAATGAACAACAACGATTACTTAGGATCAGCTTGCGAATTTGTGGCACCGTAGTAGAATCATTACCAATGGCACGCTGTGCGCCTAAGTGCGAAAAGACAGTGCAAGCTTTCTTATGCCGAAACCTAAATGTTAAGTCAGCAACACTTCCAAATGCCACTTCTTCTCGTCGCATCCGTCTTCAGGACGATCTAGTCACAGCGTTTCACTTATCAGTGAGTGAAAGATTTGTCCCCGGGTCTACGTTGAAAGTTTCTATAGTAGAACTCATTCGAGAGGGCTTGGGGGTCTTAAAAATGGTTCGGGTGGGGGGTTCTCTTAAGAATAAAGAAAACGAATAG
- the orf104c gene encoding hypothetical protein has product MRLISYLNERGLFHKLTSPGRHLSFHSLVEYFLLSDRSFSKGASLPALLVRYRFPSLSISSLTALMDQSVNCRKLANCCWYRYNHESLVFCVYSWPYLNRSSCF; this is encoded by the coding sequence ATGCGCTTAATTAGTTACCTGAATGAAAGAGGACTCTTTCATAAGTTGACTTCGCCTGGGCGTCATCTTTCCTTTCATTCACTAGTGGAGTACTTCCTCCTGTCAGATAGAAGCTTTTCAAAGGGTGCTTCGCTTCCAGCTCTTCTTGTTCGATACCGCTTCCCGTCCTTGTCAATATCATCTCTTACCGCTCTTATGGATCAATCGGTCAACTGTAGGAAACTGGCCAATTGCTGTTGGTATCGGTACAACCACGAATCTCTTGTTTTCTGTGTTTACAGCTGGCCTTACTTAAATAGGAGTTCCTGCTTCTAG
- the orf302 gene encoding hypothetical protein, with translation MNNRSVLLRSLSTINKSDVKSLTDQIANLRISDIPASSSSSISDSVDSFVSPNSHVYSYSKNVLDRFYKNTKDSDLRRSVIDKTKSSLNEIPSTICDLTSKSIGLFLNLSFRILPNQDSFITQKLRLPKTKDGLIAFKNKLGLSKPSNVGLSQISYDSFMEKATNIYSGILVDAITYNNSHYGRFLVLVQLGLRCTVWYGFHPGAELGIPVDCILFNPMESYENFINYPDTHVQHGFNKITLVENEDNILPKLAEGYTSEKPFSDVKIPNASGSVFMSVGLGLAIVILLSLGVSPDLNVITA, from the coding sequence ATGAATAATCGTTCTGTTCTCCTCCGTTCTCTTTCTACTATCAATAAAAGTGATGTTAAATCACTCACTGACCAAATTGCTAATCTTAGAATTTCAGATATTCCAGCTTCTTCTTCATCTTCTATATCTGATTCTGTTGATTCTTTTGTTTCTCCTAATTCTCATGTGTATTCATATAGTAAAAATGTATTAGATCGTTTTTATAAAAATACTAAAGATTCTGATCTAAGACGAAGTGTAATAGATAAAACCAAATCTTCTTTGAATGAAATACCTAGTACTATATGTGATCTTACATCAAAGTCTATTGGTTTGTTTTTAAACCTTAGTTTTCGTATTTTACCAAATCAAGATTCTTTTATTACACAGAAATTAAGATTGCCTAAAACGAAAGATGGTTTAATTGCATTTAAAAATAAGCTTGGTTTATCTAAACCATCTAATGTTGGGTTATCTCAAATATCTTATGATAGTTTCATGGAGAAAGCAACAAATATCTATTCAGGAATTTTGGTTGATGCTATTACATATAATAATAGTCATTATGGACGGTTCTTGGTTCTTGTTCAATTAGGTCTTAGGTGTACAGTATGGTATGGTTTTCACCCTGGTGCTGAACTCGGCATTCCTGTTGATTGTATATTGTTTAATCCAATGGAATCATATGAGAATTTTATCAACTATCCCGATACTCATGTTCAGCATGGTTTTAATAAGATTACATTAGTAGAGAATGAAGATAATATCTTACCTAAGTTAGCTGAAGGTTATACGAGTGAGAAACCATTTTCTGATGTAAAAATACCAAATGCTAGCGGTAGTGTTTTTATGAGTGTTGGCCTTGGTTTAGCTATTGTAATATTACTTTCATTAGGTGTTTCTCCCGATTTGAATGTTATAACTGCCTAA
- the orf143 gene encoding hypothetical protein: MPWVKMWLKYIRGYAEGSVYYARGLSSLLLYQCLRFRKKVMKFRYGLFCCYDRRRAVPYWSNSCFPLVSHFIYRKRASRKHPYQKFHYLAFVCRSDFIVTLEYLWNYSIHEASLPHSRNLSLVRHISVSALPRYRKHLVLVVV, encoded by the coding sequence ATGCCATGGGTGAAGATGTGGCTAAAGTATATCCGAGGGTACGCCGAGGGTAGCGTATATTACGCTCGAGGTCTCTCGAGCCTTCTGTTGTACCAATGTCTCCGTTTTAGGAAGAAGGTAATGAAATTCCGGTATGGACTTTTTTGTTGTTACGACAGGCGGAGAGCAGTGCCCTATTGGTCTAATTCCTGCTTCCCCTTGGTATCTCATTTCATATATCGGAAAAGAGCTTCAAGAAAGCATCCATATCAAAAATTTCATTACCTTGCCTTTGTCTGTCGCAGTGATTTCATAGTGACCCTAGAATATCTATGGAATTACTCGATCCATGAAGCCTCTCTTCCCCATTCTCGGAATCTTTCTCTCGTTCGCCACATTTCAGTGAGTGCTCTACCCCGGTACCGGAAGCACTTGGTATTGGTAGTAGTCTAA
- the ccmFc gene encoding cytochrome c biogenesis FC — protein sequence MVQLHNFLFLITSMVVPRGTAAPVLLKWFVSRDVPTGAPFSNGTIIPIPIPSFPLLVYLHSRKFIRSTDRAKSRVLVRASRPILLPDIIGRSSSETRARNALFRFVPVLHFLLLGDNSYLESFCGVLGLLFFRTFFFLPRDRSAKRERARRRKGQTLRPNGNKQGRNEKMRCPGHPQRRVEAFRPVAFPVPPSSCGACVGDAPPEIGLEALTLPTNRQLMAVGHDDYQKAPMKMNISHGGVCIFMLGVLLSNTKKIEFTQRLPLGSELHMGKERCSLRGLDHLHGPTFHSICGNLMIYKPSLTNDRLIFEHDESLRADLLPIHFPTSYENGKLEHFLHRWMKNREHNNFWLTMFPEKRYFRERTSTTEVAIHTNLFTDLYALIGTGSSRTGGWYTTIMKLPFYFFIRIGFMLASLGGWHSLLRQLQKELLPWN from the exons ATGGTCCAACTACATAACTTTTTATTTTTAATTACTTCCATGGTCGTGCCTCGTGGCACGGCAGCACCCGTACTATTGAAATGGTTCGTCAGTAGAGATGTTCCCACAGGTGCCCCTTTTTCCAATGGTACTATAATTCCTATTCCTATCCCTTCATTCCCTCTTTTGGTCTATCTACATTCAAGGAAATTCATACGCTCCACAGACAGAGCAAAAAGTAGAGTCTTGGTCAGAGCAAGCCGTCCTATTCTATTACCAGACATAATTGGGAGAAGCTCATCCGAAACTAGAGCTAGAAACGCCCTATTTCGTTTCGTTCCCGTTCTTCATTTCCTTCTTCTCGGGGACAACTCATATTTAGAATCTTTCTGCGGTGTGCTCGGTTTACTATTCTTTCGTACTTTCTTCTTTTTACCACGCGATAGGTCAGCGAAGCGTGAGCGGGCGCGGAGAAGGAAAGGCCAAACACTTCGGCCTAACGGGAATAAGCAAGGACGAAATGAGAAGATGAGGTGCCCCGGGCACCCCCAAAGAAGGGTCGAAGCTTTTCGGCCTGTAGCTTTCCCCGTCCCCCCTTCGTCGTGCGGTGCTTGTGTGGGGGATGCGCCACCAGAAATCGGGCTTGAAGCTCTCACCTTACCAACGAACCGACAGCTGATGGCTGTTGGTCACGACGACTACCAAAAAGCTCCAATGAAGATGAATATTTCACATGGAGGAGTGTGCATCTTTATGTTAGGTGTTCTTCTGTCG AACACAAAGAAGATAGAGTTCACTCAACGATTGCCTTTGGGTTCCGAACTCCATATGGGGAAGGAGCGTTGTTCTTTGCGAGGTCTCGATCATTTACATGGACCCACTTTTCATTCCATTTGTGGGAATTTGATGATCTATAAACCGTCCCTAACGAACGATCGGCTCATCTTTGAGCATGATGAATCACTTCGTGCCGACCTGTTGCCAATCCACTTTCCGACCTCATATGAGAATGGAAAACTTGAGCATTTTCTGCATCGGTGGATGAAGAATCGCGAACATAATAATTTCTGGTTGACCATGTTTCCAGAAAAAAGATACTTTCGAGAAAGGACGAGCACGACTGAAGTGGCTATACATACAAATCTATTTACGGATCTATATGCTTTGATTGGAACTGGAAGTTCCAGAACTGGCGGCTGGTATACCACCATAATGAAACTGCCTTTTTATTTTTTTATTCGGATCGGATTTATGTTGGCTTCGTTGGGAGGCTGGCATAGTTTGTTACGTCAGCTCCAAAAGGAGTTGTTGCCTTGGAATTGA
- the orf115b gene encoding hypothetical protein, which produces MAGSWQAYVQGSLEGVYGPSDAADWFWSTKPSLAKGRLYQSICFRSFVTDRQAEVKNLNTAISTLPKKFLNRSISMTKPRTDFPGQLAANEFNFPALIDLDPCSNRKSLRSESKD; this is translated from the coding sequence ATGGCGGGGTCCTGGCAGGCCTATGTTCAGGGATCACTTGAGGGAGTGTATGGCCCTTCAGATGCAGCTGATTGGTTCTGGTCCACCAAGCCCTCTCTAGCCAAAGGCCGCCTCTACCAATCGATCTGTTTTCGATCTTTTGTAACCGATCGGCAAGCAGAGGTCAAGAATCTAAACACAGCGATTTCGACACTACCTAAGAAATTTCTCAATCGGTCGATTTCGATGACTAAGCCAAGGACTGACTTCCCTGGACAATTAGCAGCTAATGAGTTCAACTTTCCTGCTTTGATCGACCTTGATCCTTGCAGTAACCGAAAGTCCCTTCGTTCAGAGTCAAAGGACTAA
- the orf123 gene encoding hypothetical protein: MMEHSSDAGNAHKCQMNADKINAPTAPLSLANKTKKEGCPMALLYVGNGWPYLPLQWAFLIFAISYLTKWVEAVSYSSLTKKVVQKFLNKERICRSRLHSLPLIERRKNGTGSSERNESKGKG, from the coding sequence ATGATGGAACACTCCTCAGATGCAGGAAATGCCCACAAGTGCCAAATGAATGCGGATAAGATCAATGCTCCTACAGCTCCCTTGTCCCTTGCAAACAAAACAAAAAAAGAGGGTTGCCCCATGGCCCTTCTCTATGTGGGGAATGGATGGCCCTATCTCCCCCTCCAATGGGCTTTTCTTATTTTTGCAATTTCTTATTTAACGAAATGGGTGGAAGCGGTCTCTTACTCAAGTCTTACTAAGAAGGTGGTGCAGAAGTTCTTGAATAAGGAAAGGATTTGCCGATCAAGGTTGCATTCCCTTCCTTTGATTGAGAGAAGGAAGAATGGAACTGGTTCCAGTGAAAGAAATGAAAGCAAGGGGAAAGGGTAG